CACTGCGCGCGACAGCCGCACTTCATCCGTGTACAGGCCGATCTCATCATGCAGCGGCGCCAGGGCCTGCACCAGCAGCCGGCCGCCGCGCCACAGAGTGGTCGACAGCTCGGGCAGCAGATTCACATTAATTTTCAGACGGTCGTCGTAATTGCCCAGTTGAAAAGCGACCCCGGGCCGGACCGTCACATCCACACGGCCAAAACTGGATTCAGCGCGGCTGGTCCACTGAGCCGTCGACAAAGCGCCATGACCTTTATCAATGACCAGAGCGTCCGCCAGCGCACGGGCCTCCAGACCCCCGGAGATGAATTCGCGATAGGCGGACAAGGGGACATAGATAGTACAGATCGCCAGATCGCGGTTGCGCGGCGTCAGCGCCACTACTTTCACGTCGACCAGCTTTTCGTTGAGCGCGGCCAGCGCCACGCCTGCGGCTGTCACTTCGTTGCGGAAAACCCGGTTCTCGTAATCCACATACAACGTGTCGTCGCCCGCAGCGGCCAGGGACAAATTCTCAAAGCCCTGCTGCGCCAGCGCCTGCTCGCACTCTAGCAGAAAAGAGTGCGGCCTCTCCGCCGCGGCTTGCTGCAACAGCAACAACCATAAAAATCCGCACACTGCTTTATACATACCGCCCATCCTCCGCTTTCGGCAACGGATTTTTTCTCGTTTGAATTAGAATGGTTTCATTTTGGTTTGAAGAAATGGTGGAAATGGTGATCAGCCCCCGGACGGCCTGACGCTATGCTCTTCTTTTGAAATCACCTTTCCCCCGGCGCATGAATTCTAAAAGACGAAATTTCGTCAA
This bacterium DNA region includes the following protein-coding sequences:
- a CDS encoding YjbH domain-containing protein — encoded protein: MYKAVCGFLWLLLLQQAAAERPHSFLLECEQALAQQGFENLSLAAAGDDTLYVDYENRVFRNEVTAAGVALAALNEKLVDVKVVALTPRNRDLAICTIYVPLSAYREFISGGLEARALADALVIDKGHGALSTAQWTSRAESSFGRVDVTVRPGVAFQLGNYDDRLKINVNLLPELSTTLWRGGRLLVQALAPLHDEIGLYTDEVRLSRAVLNQWLRLPGDGFASFSTGGFHPDRYGAAAECGYYFFDRHVHLGAAAEYSGFLLYQDKKWNYSPLGRWTYRAQGKYIFSQIDLIVGLQYAEYLHEDHGWQIEATRIWGDAEIGVYGAKTNIDRFGGVRLKIPLPPKRSSRPARLRVVSPGTLQLGYQATNEVYTIGGPVETGVTISTGQDLADLPKRLLPGYIRNNLGLWKKAAGYLR